A single Glycine soja cultivar W05 chromosome 14, ASM419377v2, whole genome shotgun sequence DNA region contains:
- the LOC114384040 gene encoding uncharacterized protein LOC114384040, translating into MGRNVSALIQSKNVDAIPPSTLPQKCKAPNTFTIPCTIVDFTFTNAMLDLGASINVMPTSIHRSLHLGDLKPIGVVIHLANRSVAIPLGVIEDMLVRVKDLIFPTNFYNLDMENESSSHGSTLILGRLFLMITKTKIDVHARTLSMEFGDDVMHFNIFEAMRHPAEEHFVFLIDIIDDVVDSVNIYTYLFFYFSDEFAALCSICAKISSTIHSDCDAGAGSNPPISLPPTANLPFPSTIQPPSLELKPLPKHLKYAYLDGAQKLPVIISTNLTLEHEDKLLHVLRGHRKAIGWTLANLLRINPSI; encoded by the coding sequence ATGGGAAGAAATGTTTCTGCACTTATACAGAGCAAAAATGTTGATGCCATTCCACCATCCACATTGCCACAAAAGTGCAAAGCCCCTAACACTTTTACTATCCCTTGTACCATTGTAGATTTCACTTTTACAAATGCAATGCTTGACCTTGGAGCATCAATTAATGTCATGCCCACATCAATTCATAGATCACTACATCTTGGCGATTTAAAACCCATTGGTGTTGTCATCCATCTAGCTAATCGAAGTGTTGCGATTCCACTTGGAGTCATTGAAGACATGCTGGTGCGAGTTAAGGATCTGATTTTTCCAACAAATTTTTACAATTTGGATATGGAGAATGAGTCTTCCAGCCATGGGTCCACATTGATCCTAGGGAGACTATTCTTGATGATAACTAAGACCAAAATTGATGTGCATGCAAGAACTCtttccatggagtttggtgatgatGTTATGCATTTCAACATTTTTGAGGCCATGAGACATCCTGCAGAGGAGCATTTTGTTTTCCTTATAGATATCATTGATGATGTAGTAGATAGTGTCaatatttatacatatttatttttttatttttctgatgaGTTTGCTGCTCTATGTAGTATTTGTGCAAAAATTTCCTCTACAATTCACTCTGATTGTGATGCAGGTGCAGGTTCTAATCCTCCTATTTCTCTTCCACCAACTGCCAATCTTCCTTTTCCTTCCACTATTCAGCCACCCTCCTTGGAGTTGAAACCACTACCTAAGCACCTTAAATATGCCTATTTAGATGGTGCTCAGAAGCTCCCAGTCATTATATCTACCAACCTTACACTTGAGCATGAGGATAAGTTGTTGCATGTTTTGAGAGGCCACAGAAAGGCCATTGGGTGGACACTTGCTAACCTTCTTAGAATAAATCCTTCCATATGA